In Gammaproteobacteria bacterium, a single window of DNA contains:
- a CDS encoding AI-2E family transporter → ILVPLLFAEAVNLHPVAIVVATLFFGGVWGFWGVFFAIPLATLVKAVLNAWPKSEQKMKHL, encoded by the coding sequence TATATTAGTGCCGTTATTATTTGCGGAAGCCGTGAATTTACATCCCGTTGCGATTGTTGTTGCCACCTTGTTTTTTGGGGGTGTTTGGGGATTTTGGGGTGTGTTTTTTGCCATTCCTTTGGCGACGTTGGTTAAAGCCGTGCTCAATGCTTGGCCTAAATCAGAACAAAAAATGAAGCACCTATAA